The following coding sequences are from one Cyprinus carpio isolate SPL01 chromosome A24, ASM1834038v1, whole genome shotgun sequence window:
- the LOC109065987 gene encoding cyclic nucleotide-gated cation channel beta-3-like isoform X2: MFSKLKKIIWGPTVGPTLASTSKSAPAPTPAPAPAKEEKPADKENEDKKDDEGPASAPVSAPAPEPAAPATKPEPAAPSAAPEPKEKPADPANGQPPTEGEDVPSPESRPIVISKDFDAQLIEIVQQYRQRTEQFKEKVIDPYASSPERSPPVTPVLRKEDYSKLVEERKRKEEEDKKRKEEEEMKKKEEAERKKKEEEEKKKKEEEENKKDDKAAKEHKYICPKMECTCVDFLLKPITDRVDKRLGTSIDPFTDRKYIAWLSLVTIAFNYNLWFIPVRMAFPYHDPEAVPLWFTLDIIADIIYVIDIIVFQPRLQFCKGGDIIYDKDVIKKKYRGSSRFQNDVLSVLPSDLLYFLFGFKSVFRINRLMKSEAFFEFSDRLEGIMTKAYIWRVIRTIGYLMFILHLNACLYYVASEYQGIGKTKWVYSGQGSAYLRCYYFAVRTLINIGGLPEPHTVFEITFQLANFFVGVFVFSSLIGQMRDVIGAATASQTYFRASMDACVEYMVSNHIPRLVQTRVRTWYNYTWDSQGMLDESELLEQMPLVMRTAIAVDINLATFQKIDLFKGCDNQMLVDMLLRLKSIVYLPGDFVCKKGDIGKEMYIIKAGEVQVIGGPDNKIVFVTLKAGCVFGEISLLQSSANGGNRRTANVAAHGFANLFVLDKKDLNDILIHYPESQKVLARKGRKLMKAKGKTAPVKDDGEKKKGLAMFGQKPPTPKMLRAFGGFGKGGLLEKLRAQAAEKKN, translated from the exons GAAGAAAAACCTGCAGACAAGGAAAATGAAGACAAGAAAGATGATGAAGGCCCTG CCTCAGCACCGGTTTCAGCACCGGCTCCAGAACCAGCAGCACCAGCCACAAAACCAGAACCAGCGGCTCCGTCTGCAGCACCAGAACCAAAGGAGAAACCTGCAGACCCAGCCAATGGTCAGCCACCTACTGAAGG TGAGGATGTCCCTTCCCCTGAGTCCCGGCCCATTGTGATAAGCAAGGATTTTGATGCTCAACTCATTGAGATTGTTCAGCAGTACCGGCAACGGACTGAACAGTTTAAAGAAAAAGTCATTGACCCCTATGCATCCTCTCCAGAGCGCAGCCCTCCTGTCA CACCCGTCCTCAGAAAAGAAGACTACTCAAAGTTGGTGGAGGAGAGGAAACGAAAAGAAGAGGaggacaagaaaagaaaagaggaggaggagatgaaaaagaaagaagaggcggagagaaaaaagaaagaggaggaggagaagaagaagaaagaagaagaggagaataAAAAAGATGACAAGGCGGCCAAAGAGCACAAGTACATCTGTCCAAAAATGGAATGCACCTGTGTAGATTTTCTGCTGAAGCCCATCACGGACAGAGTGGACAAAAGACTGGGCACCTCTATCGATCCTTTCACAG ACCGCAAATACATTGCTTGGCTAAGCTTGGTGACCATTGCCTTCAACTATAACCTGTGGTTCATACCGGTCCGTATGGCCTTCCCATATCACGACCCAGAGGCCGTTCCATTGTGGTTCACCTTGGACATCATTGCTGACATCATCTATGTCATCGACATAATCGTTTTCCAGCCACGGCTGCAATTCTGTAAAGGGGGAGACAtcatt TATGACAAAGATGTGATTAAAAAGAAATATCGAGGATCATCAAGGTTTCAG AATGATGTCCTATCCGTTCTGCCTTCGGACCTGTTATATTTCCTGTTTGGATTCAAGTCCGTTTTCAGGATCAATCGTTTGATGAAG TCTGAAGCATTTTTTGAGTTCAGTGACCGTCTTGAAGGTATCATGACCAAAGCGTACATCTGGag AGTAATTCGTACCATTGGATACCTGATGTTTATTCTTCATCTCAACGCATGTCTTTACTATGTGGCATCTGAGTACCAGGGGATCGGCAAAACCAAATGGGTCTACAGCGGACAAGGCAGCGC GTACTTGCGCTGTTACTATTTTGCCGTGCGGACTCTGATCAACATTGGTGGTCTGCCTGAGCCTCACACAGTTTTTGAAATCACCTTTCAGTTAGCAAACTTTTTTGTTGGTGTCTTTGTTTTCTCAAGTTTGATTGGACAG ATGAGAGATGTCATTGGAGCAGCTACTGCCAGCCAGACCTACTTCCGTGCATCTATGGATGCTTGTGTGGAATACATGGTGTCAAACCACATCCCCAGGCTAGTTCAAACCAGAGTGCGCACCTGGTACAACTACACCTGGGACTCCCAGGGCATGCTGG ATGAGTCTGAGCTTCTGGAACAGATGCCTCTGGTGATGAGAACAGCCATCGCTGTGGACATCAACCTTGCTACTTTCCAAAAGATCGACCTCTTTAAG GGCTGTGACAACCAGATGCTTGTGGACATGTTATTGAGGCTAAAGTCCATTGTGTATTTGCCTGGAGACTTTGTGTGCAAGAAG GGTGACATTGGAAAAGAAATGTACATCATTAAAGCCGGAGAGGTGCAGGTCATCGGCGGGCCGGACAATAAGATTGTGTTCGTGACTTTGAAGGCAGGCTGTGTGTTCGGAGAGATCAG TTTGCTACAGTCTTCAGCCAATGGAGGAAACAGAAGAACTGCTAATGTAGCTGCTCATGGATTCGCCAACCTCTTCGTACTGGATAAGAAAGATCTCAATGACATCCTGATTCACTacccagagtctcagaaagtgcTGGCCAGGAAGGGACG GAAACTGATGAAGGCCAAAGGTAAAACTGCTCCTGTCAAAGATGATGGAGAAAAGAAGAAGGGATTGGCAATGTTCGGGCAAAAACCACCCACTCCGAAAATGTTACGTGCTTTTGGAGGTTTTGGGAAAGGAGGATTACTGGAGAAACTCAGG GCTCaagcagcagaaaaaaagaattga
- the LOC109066007 gene encoding copine-3-like, which produces MAASCVTKVELTVSCENLLDKDVGSKSDPLCVLLMDTSGNQWFEVDRTERVKNCLSPKFAKKFVVDYYFEVVQKLRFGIYDIDNKTIDISDDDFLGEFECSLGQIVSSSKLTRPLMLKNKKPAGKGTITISAEEIKDNRVVNFEMEARKLDNKDFFGKSDPYLEFYRQTETGWQLAHRTEVVKNNLNPCWRPFKIPLRSLCAGDMEKPIKVECYDYDSDGSHDLIGIFETNMKRLQEASRTTPAEFECINSKKKQKKSYKNSGVVCVKVCQITKEYTFLDYIMGGCQINFTVGIDFTGSNGDPKSPDSLHYISPQGVNEYLSAIWSVGLVVQDYDSDKMFPAFGFGAQIPPSWQVSHEFPLNFNPANPFCAGVEGVVEAYRMCLPQVKLYGPTNFAPIINHVARFALQALQQNTALQYYVLLIITDGVISEVVDKRGAIVAASRLPMSIIIVGVGKADFTDMEILDGDDGRLKSIKGEPAVRDIVQFVPFRKFQNAPKEELARCVLAEVPGQVVTFFNMMKLLPPKPNTPVDSPNGPPQN; this is translated from the exons gtCGATCGCACTGAGAGGGTTAAGAACTGCTTAAGCCCAAAATTTGCCAAGAAGTTTGTTGTCGATTACTACTTTGAGGTCGTTCAGAAGCTCAGATTCGGCATTTACGATATTGACAATAAAACCATCGATATAAGCGATGATGACTTCCTGGGCGAGTTTGAGTGCTCGTTGGGTCAG atTGTTTCCAGTAGCAAGCTGACGAGACCTTTGATGCTGAAGAACAAGAAACCTGCAGGAAAGGGAACGATTACG ATCAGTGCAGAGGAAATCAAGGACAACAGAGTTGTGAATTTTGAGATGGAGGCCAGAAAACTGGACAATAAG GATTTCTTTGGAAAATCAGACCCCTACCTGGAATTTTACAGGCAGACGGAAACAGGCTGGCAGCTTGCTCACAGAACTGAG GTGGTGAAGAATAACTTGAATCCTTGCTGGAGGCCTTTTAAGATCCCTCTACGATCTCTATGTGCAGGAGACATGGAGAAACCAATCAAG GTTGAATGTTACGATTATGACAGCGATGGATCTCATGATTTGATAGGGATTTTTGAGACCAATATGAAGCGTCTGCAAGAGGCCTCTCGCACCACTCCG GCCGAGTTTGAGTGTATAAACAGtaagaagaaacagaagaaaagtTATAAGAACTCTGGAGTAGTGTGTGTGAAAGTTTGTCAG ATTACCAAGGAATACACCTTTCTGGATTACATCATGGGAGGCTGCCAGATCAATTTCACT GTGGGCATAGACTTCACTGGGTCAAATGGTGACCCCAAGTCACCTGATTCTTTACATTACATCAGTCCTCAAGGTGTGAATGAATATCTCTCAGCTATCTGGTCAGTTGGCCTTGTGGTCCAGGACTATGACAG TGACAAAATGTTTCCTGCATTTGGATTTGGCGCCCAGATTCCACCTAGTTGGCAG gtgTCTCATGAGTTTCCTCTCAACTTCAATCCCGCAAACCCATTCTGTGCAG GTGTGGAGGGTGTGGTGGAGGCCTACAGGATGTGCCTTCCTCAGGTCAAACTTTACGGACCTACGAACTTCGCTCCTATTATTAACCACGTGGCTCGTTTCGCACTGCAGGCTTTACAGCAGAACACAGCGTTG CAATACTATGTCCTGCTGATCATCACGGACGGAGTGATATCGGAGGTGGTTGATAAGCGTGGAGCCATAGTCGCAGCCTCCCGCCTGCCCATGTCAATCATCATTGTGGGCGTAGGCAAAGCCGACTTTACAGACATGGAGATTCTGGATGGAGATGACGGGCGACTGAAGTCTATCAAAGGAGAACCGGCCGTACGCGACATTGTGCAGTTCGTGCCCTTCAGAAAGTTCCAGAAC gcTCCTAAAGAGGAGCTCGCTAGGTGTGTTCTAGCGGAGGTTCCTGGTCAGGTCGTCACCTTCTTTAACATGATGAAGCTCCTGCCTCCTAAACCAAACACTCCAGTGGACTCTCCAAATGGGCCACCACAGAACTGA
- the LOC109065987 gene encoding cyclic nucleotide-gated cation channel beta-3-like isoform X1: MFSKLKKIIWGPTVGPTLASTSKSAPAPTPAPAPAKQEEKPADKENEDKKDDEGPASAPVSAPAPEPAAPATKPEPAAPSAAPEPKEKPADPANGQPPTEGEDVPSPESRPIVISKDFDAQLIEIVQQYRQRTEQFKEKVIDPYASSPERSPPVTPVLRKEDYSKLVEERKRKEEEDKKRKEEEEMKKKEEAERKKKEEEEKKKKEEEENKKDDKAAKEHKYICPKMECTCVDFLLKPITDRVDKRLGTSIDPFTDRKYIAWLSLVTIAFNYNLWFIPVRMAFPYHDPEAVPLWFTLDIIADIIYVIDIIVFQPRLQFCKGGDIIYDKDVIKKKYRGSSRFQNDVLSVLPSDLLYFLFGFKSVFRINRLMKSEAFFEFSDRLEGIMTKAYIWRVIRTIGYLMFILHLNACLYYVASEYQGIGKTKWVYSGQGSAYLRCYYFAVRTLINIGGLPEPHTVFEITFQLANFFVGVFVFSSLIGQMRDVIGAATASQTYFRASMDACVEYMVSNHIPRLVQTRVRTWYNYTWDSQGMLDESELLEQMPLVMRTAIAVDINLATFQKIDLFKGCDNQMLVDMLLRLKSIVYLPGDFVCKKGDIGKEMYIIKAGEVQVIGGPDNKIVFVTLKAGCVFGEISLLQSSANGGNRRTANVAAHGFANLFVLDKKDLNDILIHYPESQKVLARKGRKLMKAKGKTAPVKDDGEKKKGLAMFGQKPPTPKMLRAFGGFGKGGLLEKLRAQAAEKKN; the protein is encoded by the exons CAGGAAGAAAAACCTGCAGACAAGGAAAATGAAGACAAGAAAGATGATGAAGGCCCTG CCTCAGCACCGGTTTCAGCACCGGCTCCAGAACCAGCAGCACCAGCCACAAAACCAGAACCAGCGGCTCCGTCTGCAGCACCAGAACCAAAGGAGAAACCTGCAGACCCAGCCAATGGTCAGCCACCTACTGAAGG TGAGGATGTCCCTTCCCCTGAGTCCCGGCCCATTGTGATAAGCAAGGATTTTGATGCTCAACTCATTGAGATTGTTCAGCAGTACCGGCAACGGACTGAACAGTTTAAAGAAAAAGTCATTGACCCCTATGCATCCTCTCCAGAGCGCAGCCCTCCTGTCA CACCCGTCCTCAGAAAAGAAGACTACTCAAAGTTGGTGGAGGAGAGGAAACGAAAAGAAGAGGaggacaagaaaagaaaagaggaggaggagatgaaaaagaaagaagaggcggagagaaaaaagaaagaggaggaggagaagaagaagaaagaagaagaggagaataAAAAAGATGACAAGGCGGCCAAAGAGCACAAGTACATCTGTCCAAAAATGGAATGCACCTGTGTAGATTTTCTGCTGAAGCCCATCACGGACAGAGTGGACAAAAGACTGGGCACCTCTATCGATCCTTTCACAG ACCGCAAATACATTGCTTGGCTAAGCTTGGTGACCATTGCCTTCAACTATAACCTGTGGTTCATACCGGTCCGTATGGCCTTCCCATATCACGACCCAGAGGCCGTTCCATTGTGGTTCACCTTGGACATCATTGCTGACATCATCTATGTCATCGACATAATCGTTTTCCAGCCACGGCTGCAATTCTGTAAAGGGGGAGACAtcatt TATGACAAAGATGTGATTAAAAAGAAATATCGAGGATCATCAAGGTTTCAG AATGATGTCCTATCCGTTCTGCCTTCGGACCTGTTATATTTCCTGTTTGGATTCAAGTCCGTTTTCAGGATCAATCGTTTGATGAAG TCTGAAGCATTTTTTGAGTTCAGTGACCGTCTTGAAGGTATCATGACCAAAGCGTACATCTGGag AGTAATTCGTACCATTGGATACCTGATGTTTATTCTTCATCTCAACGCATGTCTTTACTATGTGGCATCTGAGTACCAGGGGATCGGCAAAACCAAATGGGTCTACAGCGGACAAGGCAGCGC GTACTTGCGCTGTTACTATTTTGCCGTGCGGACTCTGATCAACATTGGTGGTCTGCCTGAGCCTCACACAGTTTTTGAAATCACCTTTCAGTTAGCAAACTTTTTTGTTGGTGTCTTTGTTTTCTCAAGTTTGATTGGACAG ATGAGAGATGTCATTGGAGCAGCTACTGCCAGCCAGACCTACTTCCGTGCATCTATGGATGCTTGTGTGGAATACATGGTGTCAAACCACATCCCCAGGCTAGTTCAAACCAGAGTGCGCACCTGGTACAACTACACCTGGGACTCCCAGGGCATGCTGG ATGAGTCTGAGCTTCTGGAACAGATGCCTCTGGTGATGAGAACAGCCATCGCTGTGGACATCAACCTTGCTACTTTCCAAAAGATCGACCTCTTTAAG GGCTGTGACAACCAGATGCTTGTGGACATGTTATTGAGGCTAAAGTCCATTGTGTATTTGCCTGGAGACTTTGTGTGCAAGAAG GGTGACATTGGAAAAGAAATGTACATCATTAAAGCCGGAGAGGTGCAGGTCATCGGCGGGCCGGACAATAAGATTGTGTTCGTGACTTTGAAGGCAGGCTGTGTGTTCGGAGAGATCAG TTTGCTACAGTCTTCAGCCAATGGAGGAAACAGAAGAACTGCTAATGTAGCTGCTCATGGATTCGCCAACCTCTTCGTACTGGATAAGAAAGATCTCAATGACATCCTGATTCACTacccagagtctcagaaagtgcTGGCCAGGAAGGGACG GAAACTGATGAAGGCCAAAGGTAAAACTGCTCCTGTCAAAGATGATGGAGAAAAGAAGAAGGGATTGGCAATGTTCGGGCAAAAACCACCCACTCCGAAAATGTTACGTGCTTTTGGAGGTTTTGGGAAAGGAGGATTACTGGAGAAACTCAGG GCTCaagcagcagaaaaaaagaattga